The Ogataea parapolymorpha DL-1 chromosome III, whole genome shotgun sequence nucleotide sequence CACTTCAAACAATAAATGCTTCTCAACTTTCCGTGACATATGCGACGACTCTAATCAATAGTAATACACAAGAATTTCCAGGGTTTCAGTGTATCTTTCCACCGTCCAATTTAATTGTTGAAGCAATAATTTATCGATACCTCCTTATGTTTTACCCTCTCTCTCCCCACATTGTTGGGGCACAGGACAATaggaaaaaccaaaacaagaggaaaaaaagatttatttatctaGCCATCTTATCAACGGAACACATGTCGGACGGCCGTGTGCGCAGTGCAATGGGTCCCTACAGAGCGCCAAGTCGGCCACTAGCCTGCGCTGAGAATCCTTGTCCAGCGTTTTCCCAAACCGAATTGCCTCCCGACACGCCTGAGAACGGATGGTCTCGTGGTACATTTCTGGCATCTGGGTAGTGGCGACCCACCAGTCGACGCTCGAGGCGCAGGTGCGTTTGCGTTTCGACGCCAGGTCGTCCAGAAATTGCAACACGCCGGTCTGCAAAAAAACAGCGTCCTTATCAGCCACCAGAGCCAGGATCTCATGTACCACCACTACTCCGTTCTCCTGGCGGTATTTGATGCCCCACCGACTCAATTCGGCAGCAAAGCGCGCGAACCGCTCTATCTCGCCTGCATCGACGGTTATCTCAATGCACACCGCAACAGTGTGCGTGCTGGCCGTCCATTGCCGGTACAGGGCTTCGACACGCACTCTTTCGTCGCACGCATGCTGGTCCAGTGCCACTAGTACGCCGTCGATGCGCACAAGAACAAACTTGCTCTCCACCTGGGCAACCACGTGACTGCGCCCGATGGTGGGCCCGTCAAGCACCACGTCACTGGCTGGACTGAAAAAACGCGAGAGCCCCAGGGACGGACGCGCCTTTTTTTGCAAACGCACAGCTCTGTCTCTGTCAATCCACCGGCGCGCCACCTCCTCCAACACAgccttgatcttgtcgaacaGCACGGGACTGAACACCTTTTTGCTTGGGCTCTGCAGCAGGTCCGACTCCTCGAgtggtgtacggatgtcAAACACATAGAGTCCCGACCGTGCCCCCAGTTGGAGACTGATTGTCCTCTGCAGGCTtctgttttccagcagacGGCCGTTGAGAAATAGGAACTGGCACTTTTTCCCGACGTCAGGCCCCAACACGCCGGTGACGCATACATCCTCAAAGCTGGCCTTGATAGGCTCCACAGCGTCCCTGAGGCCATACAGCTCCTCCAACAAGCCTACAATCCCTGCCACGCCGCCCTGGTTGGTAACACTAAACACACGCACACCATTGCGCTCCAAAGTCACCGTGACCCCCGGCCGTGCCACCAACACAGAGAACACCGTTCTACTCAGCTTCGCGGTCATCTCACGCCATTCGGCAGCCAACTGTCGTTTGCGCACCGGCAGCCGGCCAAACACATCGAACACATGCACCAGCGTCCCGCTGGCCCCGTCGAAAGCGCACTGACGGGGGTTTTCACGCGCGGTTGTGCCAATATAGTGCATTTTCCATGCACACCCTTCTCTACCACTGACGATCTCTGTTCGCGTGCACAGTCCCATGATGGCGTGCAGCGACTCGCCACGGAACCCAAACTTTGATTCCTCCAGGTTCTTGGATGTCCAGTGGCGACGTCCCATGGCTGCGAAGTCGGGTGGACCGATGCCTGAGCCGTTATCAACAACCTCGATGTCTAAGCAACCGTGCTCGAACGCGACGCTGATCGTGACATACGAGGCGCCAGAATCAATACTGTTCTCTAGCAGCTCACGGACAACGTCTGTCCCATCGACTACGACGATGCCCGAGCGGATGGCGTCAGAAACAGGCCTTATCTTGCCATGGTCCATAAAATgcgataaaaaaaaattaatttgcGAATATTTATGTATTATTTATATTTACAATTTAATTTACAAGCTCTGCGCCGTCCTGCGACAGCTCCTCAGGTAGCTCTTCCATCAGCTGGCTCTTGGCGCGCGCAGCCTCCTCCGCCTGGTGCACCATCAAGTGCATTGCGCGGTACAGTTCGTCCATCGTGCCCATCAGTAGGCCGTTGGCTTCCTCAGGAGAGGCGCATTTGCGCACCGTCAAAATGCCAACTGCGTTCTCGATTCTTGTGACGATGTGCTCAATAAACAGTAGCAGATCCATTTCTGCGTTCGCGATCTGATTGATGAATGTTTCCTCGGCgctcgacgagatcagGTCGGACGGCAAGATCTTCGCCTTGTTGGAGATGAGCTGCGTAGTCGAGCCGGCACAGAAACTGCATATTTTCTCCAACCGTAACGACAGTTTCCGCAGTCTCCACACGCTCTCGGCGGTCAGACCACccatcaacaacttgcCCGCGCGgttgtcgatctcgccaTTCGTTCTGGTGAGCAGCTTCAGTCGCTGTGCGAGATGGGCCGGGAAAATAAGCCATATTTTCTCTGGTGCCTCAAGTCCCTTCAACTTGCGGCTGCCGATCGACTCCTCGACCCAGCCTATCTGGTCGACCTGGTTCATCTgactctccaaaatctggCCCAAGGTTTTTGACCCATAGACCTGGCTGATGTCGCCCGCACCAGATTTGACCTGCTCGTGCAAGTTGcgcagtttttcaaactcgtaGTAAAAGTCCGTGCTCATGGCGATCTGTCCGCCGTCAGCAACAGAGCTGACCCGCGAAGCACGGTTAACCATTGGCCCGAAATAGTCCATTCTCTTGGTGACAATATCCCGCTCGCAAACGGGACGGCCCCAGTGCACGCCCATTCGCACCGACAGACCACGGAAAATAATATTgccctcctcgtccttgatcTCGCAACCCTGGTCGGAAGCCAGTATCTCGGCAGGCCAGTCGTCCGTcgtgagcagctgcgacTGCACCGTGAAACACCACAGAAGCGCGCTGGATGGCGTCGGGAACGACACCATGAACGCGTCTCCTTCGGTCTTGACCTCGTAGCCACCAATAATCCGCAATTGCCGCCGCATAATGGCGTTGTGCACCTTGATTGCCGACCGCATCGCTACTGGATACGTGTCCCATAGCAGCGTCGAGTTCTTGATATCGGTAAACACCATCGCGAGCTCGCCCGTCGGCGgctcgatctcctcgtccagcttgcgcAGAAGCGAGTCCTCGGGCAACGATCCGCGCTCGTGGTACTTCTGCTTCGTTGTGAACTGCCGCAGCGATAGCACGACCGCGGTGGCCTTGTCGCTAACGCCATACGAGATCGCAAAGTCCCGCAGCTTCTCGGCCGCGATGCCCGGGTTGCTTTTTTCCTGGCGCACAATGTCGGCAGCCAGGTCGTACGGCACctttttccagatctcAGACGTCGCGATCGCAATCATCTCCTCGTTCTGTGTCAGCTTGTACTTGGAGATACTCGGCACCGCGTTGATGTGCGGGATGAGCTTGAAGTATCCCACCGCACGTGACACATCGCTTACGCCGTCGAGGTAGCCGTCTGTGGTAACAAAGCCGCCCGATTCTCTGATGCGGGCGTACTCTTCGGGTGCGTACGGCTCGTGCTTGATGGTAAGCACGGAGTATTCGCCATCCGCCTTGGTCAAAATGCCCATGATATCGCCAATGTTGGCCACGTACAGCTCGTCGCCACGGATGTAGATAACCGTGGCGCAACACCCTGTGAGGCCGTCCTTTTCCATTGTAAGCTCGTCGGTGGTGGTGGTGCGGTGGGCGGCGGCTGAGCTGAACGTGGACGActtgtccttgttgatgaggatGCTCATTTCAGAGTTCATCGTGAGGAACGCCGCGCGCAACGCGTCCTCGATCGTCTTGCCCGAGTCCTGGCCCTCGAGTTCCTTGGCCAGATGGATCTCGAACGTTTCCTGGatgattttcgagatttTGTCGCcgctctcgtcgctgcAGTTCTTGCCGTCGTAGATCGtaatcagcttctcgttcgAGTTTCCCCGGAACCGCTCGATCACCACGTCTCTCGTAGTGAGACTCGACTTGTTGCCGAGTGTATCGGAAATGCCGTAGCCGTATTTTCCAAGCTGCGACACGGTCGACCGCACACGCACGTCAACGCTCTGGTCAGGCACAAGGTCCGTAGTGATGGTGACGTCCATCAGTCCCAGCAACTTGAGGTCCTTCAGCACAAGGAAAGAGTCCAAACTGTCCTCCATGCCCTCGCGCTTGTGCAGCGGCTTGATCTCGAGCCGTTTGTTGCCCGAGAAGTTGAGGTACTTTAGTTTCGGGTTGTAGCTCCAGTTCCAGTCGTACGGTATGTTGCCAATGTTGTACTTGAGGTTGTTGGATCCGACGTCGAGCGCGGTCATGTTGGTGATTTTCGACAGCTCCGCAGGCAGCGTATGGAATCTGTTGCCGTTGAGATGCAGTGTGTCCATCTGGGTGAAGGCCTCAAGGTCGTCGACGGGCAAACTAGATAGATGGTTGCCGCTCAGATACAGTTTTTGCAGTTTGGTAAGGTTGTTCAGATGGCCAGGAGGAATATCGAACAGTTCGTTGTAGGACAAATTGAGCACCACAAGGTTCTTGAACATCGATACGGTCTGGATGACCGAGTCGGTGAACTTGTTGTCGTTAAGACTGAGCACTTTGAGTGACTTTTCGAGCCCGACGCTGTCGTAGTTGCTCATCGTCATGGTGGATATTTCTGACGTGCGCCGTTTAGTGCTTGGCGCGACAATCGACGACTGGTGGTTGCGTGCGCGCTGTGTTGCCGTGCGGCCCAACGACGAAAAGCCCGTGAACGGCACAAACTGCTCGGGCGGGTCTGGGAAGAACTCCAGCAGGTTGGACGAGATGTTGAAGTACTCAAGCGACGAGAGGTTCCAGATCTCGGGCGTGAGGAAGCtgatgttgttgaggtGCAAGTCGAGGTAGCGAAGTCTCGTCAGCGAGCCAATTGCGCTGGGTAGCGAGGTGAGGTTATTACGGAACACTGACAGATGTGTCAGGTTCTTCATCTTGTAGATATCGTCGGGCAACGAGACCAAGTGGTTGTAGTCCATTGTGAGCTTCTCAATGGCAGGCAGCATCGACACAAACGAGCACGACGTGAgcttgtctttggagaagtcCACAATCTTGAGTTTGGTCATCACCTGGTCGAACTTGACGAGCGTGACCGGGTTGATATTGAGCTCGACCTCAAACAAGTTGGCTGCGCTGCTCTTGAACACCGAGATGTTGTTTCCTGTTGCGCGGATCACCTCGAGAGCGGGCAAGTTTTTCagcgcgtcgatcgagtcGAATTTGTTGAACCGGATGTCGATCTTAATCAGCGTCTTGAGCTGCCGGAAAAACGACGGCAGGTCCCTGGACAGTCTGTTGGCCGCCAGTTGCAACACCTCCAGGTTCACTAGGTTCGACACCGAGTCTGGTATCTCGGAAATGCTGTTATACGAAAGATCAAGCCGTTTTAGGCCGGCAATCTTGGTAAGCGGCTCGGGGATGTTCTTGAGTCTGTTCGATGAGAGATTCAAGCTCTGCAGGCTCTGTAACTCGGCGAACGACGCAGGCAGCGTCGAAATGCGGTTGCATGCCAGGTTCAGCGTCGTTAGAGTCGTCATTTTCGAGATCTCAGGCGGAATCAGCTTGATATAGTTCACCTCTAGGTTCAGCTCCTGCAGCCGCGGCGCGTACACGACGGGTGTCGGGAACTTAGGGTTGCCGCTGCGTGTAAAGCTCAGATTGAGCAGGTTGCGGCAGTCGTGCATGAACTCCTTGGTGAATTCGAACGACGGGTTTTGCGACACGTCCAGACTGACGATCGGCTCTGCGTACAAAAAGTTCGGAATATCCTGCAAATTCCAGTTGTTGAGATTGACGTTCTGCGGGTTGATCATGCGGCGGCGCTCGTTGCTGATTAGCTCGACTCCGCGGTCCTGCACCACGAATTTGAACAGGAAGCTCAGATCGGTGCGCTCGATATAGTCGAGGTTGTCGCGCTGCGTGTAGCCGTACAGAAACAGCATTGTGCGCTGGATCTTCAGCGGCCTTTCGTCCAGCGACAGCGTCCGGATCAGCCCGCCACACTTGAGCACAATAATGTGGTCTTCGtcgttcttcaaaaacCGCTTGCGGTGCAGCGAGTCCagaacatccttgcacGTGGTATCCAAAGTGCAAGGCAGCACAGAGCTCTTGTCGCCGATGAATATCCGCACCGACGACCGCGCAGCGCCCTTGAGTTCCTTCGCGTGGTATACACGCCCGCTGTCCTCGGTGATCGTGCTCTTGCTGTCGCGTTTTTCCCTGTGCCCGT carries:
- a CDS encoding DNA mismatch repair protein mutL, with the protein product MDHGKIRPVSDAIRSGIVVVDGTDVVRELLENSIDSGASYVTISVAFEHGCLDIEVVDNGSGIGPPDFAAMGRRHWTSKNLEESKFGFRGESLHAIMGLCTRTEIVSGREGCAWKMHYIGTTARENPRQCAFDGASGTLVHVFDVFGRLPVRKRQLAAEWREMTAKLSRTVFSVLVARPGVTVTLERNGVRVFSVTNQGGVAGIVGLLEELYGLRDAVEPIKASFEDVCVTGVLGPDVGKKCQFLFLNGRLLENRSLQRTISLQLGARSGLYVFDIRTPLEESDLLQSPSKKVFSPVLFDKIKAVLEEVARRWIDRDRAVRLQKKARPSLGLSRFFSPASDVVLDGPTIGRSHVVAQVESKFVLVRIDGVLVALDQHACDERVRVEALYRQWTASTHTVAVCIEITVDAGEIERFARFAAELSRWGIKYRQENGVVVVHEILALVADKDAVFLQTGVLQFLDDLASKRKRTCASSVDWWVATTQMPEMYHETIRSQACREAIRFGKTLDKDSQRRLVADLALCRDPLHCAHGRPTCVPLIRWLDK